In Misgurnus anguillicaudatus chromosome 5, ASM2758022v2, whole genome shotgun sequence, a genomic segment contains:
- the ube2d4 gene encoding ubiquitin-conjugating enzyme E2 D4, whose translation MALKRIQKELTDLQRDPPAQCSAGPVGEDLFHWQATIMGPNDSPYQGGVFFLTIHFPTDYPFKPPKVAFTTKIYHPNINSNGSICLDILRSQWSPALTVSKVLLSICSLLCDPNPDDPLVPEIAHTYKADREKYNRLAREWTQKYAM comes from the exons GAACTAACAGACCTACAGAGAGATCCGCCAGCCCAGTGTTCAGCCGGACCAGTCGGAGAAGACC tgtttcactGGCAGGCAACAATAATGGGGCCG AATGACAGTCCGTATCAAGGAGGAGTATTCTTTCTTACAATTCATTTCCCAAcagactatccctttaaaccacCAAAG GTTGCATTTACAACAAAAATCTACCATCCCAACATTAACAGTAACGGGAGTATTTGCCTGGATATCCTACGATCTCAATGGTCACCTGCACTTACTGTTTCCAAAG tgtTGTTGTCCATCTGTTCCCTGTTATGCGACCCAAACCCAGACGACCCGCTTGTACCTGAGATCGCACATACATATAAAGCAGACAGAGAAAA GTACAACAGACTAGCAAGAGAATGGACGCAAAAATACGCCATGTGA